The Amycolatopsis coloradensis sequence AGCGCGGCACACCACGCGCGCACTCGTCCGGCGTCGAAACCCGGCAGATGCGGCGCGATCGCGTCGAAACCGTCTTCGAGCGTTCCGCCGTCACGCATCGGCAACGTGACCCAGTCGGCCAGATCGAAGGACGGGTCGCCGACGCTCGGCCGCGGGTCGATCGCGACCGCTCCTCGTCCGGGCCCGCCGTCGAGGACATTGCCCGGATGCAGGTCCCCGTGCACGATCGCGTTCCTGCCCCCGCCGGTCGCGAGTTCGAGCGCCCGCAGCCGCGCGCGATCGAGCGTCTCCAGCGAGAGCGTGGCCTCGGCCACCGAGCCGCGCAGCCCCCGCTCGGCGAGCCGGTACATGAAGACGACACGGTCTTCCAGCGGCGGGAAATCCGACGGCGGGGTGACCGAGTGGATCTGGATCAGCAGGTCGCCGACCTCGGCCCACGGGATGTTCGCCCCCGCCTCCAGCAGCTGCGTGCCTGGGTCGATGCCCTCCAGCAGGATCGCCCCGGCGGCGAGTTCCGTGTCGAGCACCTGCACGACCCGCGAACAGCCGTCCCACGCCCGCAACGCGGCGGCTTCCGATTCGGCGATCGTGCGGTCCGGGGTCAGCTTGAGGACCTTCGTCAGGCCGTCGTCCCCGTGGCAGATCAAGGTCCGGCCGGTGTTGCCCGGTTTGGCGTCGACGACGGTGAGCCCCCACCGCGCGGCCAACCGCTCCACGAGGGCGGGCAGCTCGTCACACCACGTCGCGACGTCCTCGCCGAATCGCGTGATCAGACGCGCGCGGGCCTGCTCGTCCAGAACCTTCAGAACAGCGGCCACGGGATGGCGCGCCAGTCGTCGCCGGGCTCAGGGAAGACCCCCTCCGCCAGAAGCAGTTCGGTCCGTTCGGCCAGCGCGCGGATCTCGAAGCCGGTGAGGTGCTCGCCGAGCGCGTCCCCGAGTTCCCCGTCCAACCGCTCGCGAAGGCCGTGGAGCTTGCCGACCTCGTCATCGGTCAGCCGCTCGCCGATCCAGCCCCAGAGCACCGTCCGCAGCTTCGGGTCGGTGTGCAGGCAGATCCCGTGATCCACGCCGTAGATCCGGCCGTCGGCACCGGCGAGCACGTGGCCGCCCTTGCGGTCGGTGTTGTTGACCACGATGTCGAGCACGGCCAGCTCCCGCATGCCCTGCCGGTCCGCGTGCGCGAGTACCGCGGGTTCGCCGTCGCGATCGTGCGCGTGGAGCACGACACGCCAGTCTTCCGGCAGGCTCTCCGGCGACCGGACGTCGACGAGCTCCTCGTCGGTGGTCTCGATCCACAGCTGCACCATGCCGGGCCCGAACGGCCCGTCGCGCAGCACCGTGGGCGGGATCGCGCCCAGTCCGGAGGCTTCGGCGACCATGGCCGTCGCGACCTCGCGGCCCGCGAGCGTCCCGTCCGGGAAGTCCCACAGCGGCCGCTCACCGGAAACCGGCTTGTACACGACGTTCCCGGTGACGCCGTCGAGCTCGATCGTGCAGAAGAGCGTGACGTTGGAGGCGTCGACGAGCCTGCCTTCGACGTCGATCTTGCCGCGCGTCACCAGCTCCCGAGAAGACTCCTCCACCTCGTCAGTCCTCGAGGACGTCGACGTCGCGCCGGTACCCGTTCTGGCGCGGGCAGATGTGGCCCGCCGGGTCGAGCGGTTCCGCGCAGAGCGGGCACGGCTTGCGGCCGGCGTTGACCACCCGGTCCGCTCGTTCCGCGAACGCGCGCGCCGCGCCAGGACTCAGGAAGACGCGCACGGCGTCCGGCCCCTCTTCGGTGTCGTCCAGCACGACCGTTTCGTCCACCTCGCCCTCCGTCATCGCGAGCAGCTCGATCACGACGGCTTTGCTCTCGGCGTCCCAGCCGAGTCCCATCGTGCCGACGCGGAACTCCTCCTCGACCGGAACGGTCAAGGGGTCGACGTCGAGGAGCTCGTCGGGCGCGTCGTCCGGTACATCCGCTCCGAACCGGCTGGCGACCTCTTCCAGCAGCGAGGTGAGCCTCTCGGCCAAGACCACCACCTGCTGTTTTTCGATCGTCACACTGATCGTGCGGACGTCCTCGGACGCCTGGAGGTAGAACGTGCGGTCGCCGGGCTCACC is a genomic window containing:
- a CDS encoding aminoglycoside phosphotransferase family protein, whose product is MAAVLKVLDEQARARLITRFGEDVATWCDELPALVERLAARWGLTVVDAKPGNTGRTLICHGDDGLTKVLKLTPDRTIAESEAAALRAWDGCSRVVQVLDTELAAGAILLEGIDPGTQLLEAGANIPWAEVGDLLIQIHSVTPPSDFPPLEDRVVFMYRLAERGLRGSVAEATLSLETLDRARLRALELATGGGRNAIVHGDLHPGNVLDGGPGRGAVAIDPRPSVGDPSFDLADWVTLPMRDGGTLEDGFDAIAPHLPGFDAGRVRAWCAALAPLFVMRPLERGERTPFVDAMLSFCW
- a CDS encoding SCO1664 family protein, with product MEESSRELVTRGKIDVEGRLVDASNVTLFCTIELDGVTGNVVYKPVSGERPLWDFPDGTLAGREVATAMVAEASGLGAIPPTVLRDGPFGPGMVQLWIETTDEELVDVRSPESLPEDWRVVLHAHDRDGEPAVLAHADRQGMRELAVLDIVVNNTDRKGGHVLAGADGRIYGVDHGICLHTDPKLRTVLWGWIGERLTDDEVGKLHGLRERLDGELGDALGEHLTGFEIRALAERTELLLAEGVFPEPGDDWRAIPWPLF
- a CDS encoding DUF3090 domain-containing protein gives rise to the protein MSRVIHVFRQPDRFVAGTVGEPGDRTFYLQASEDVRTISVTIEKQQVVVLAERLTSLLEEVASRFGADVPDDAPDELLDVDPLTVPVEEEFRVGTMGLGWDAESKAVVIELLAMTEGEVDETVVLDDTEEGPDAVRVFLSPGAARAFAERADRVVNAGRKPCPLCAEPLDPAGHICPRQNGYRRDVDVLED